From the genome of Eublepharis macularius isolate TG4126 chromosome 12, MPM_Emac_v1.0, whole genome shotgun sequence, one region includes:
- the LOC129338706 gene encoding cytochrome c oxidase copper chaperone-like, producing the protein MSESPSQKEAAVEGHKAPDGPTEEPPCAELKAAAEKCVKENGEEACKELLEAYHSCLRALGISHQDVANRSMLPSR; encoded by the exons ATGTCAGAAAGCCCCAGCCAAAAGGAAGCTGCTGTGGAAGGACACAAAGCCCCTGATGGTCCCACGGAGGAACCTCCTTGTGCTGAGCTAAAAGCTGCTGCAGAAAAATG TGTTAAAGAAAATGGGGAAGAGGCTTGCAAGGAGCTGCTGGAAGCATATCACTCGTGTCTGCGGGCACTGGGCATCAGCCACCAAGATGTAGCAAACCGCTCCATG CTGCCAAGCCGCTAA